From Salmo salar chromosome ssa21, Ssal_v3.1, whole genome shotgun sequence:
tgaacaggcttccttcttttcacactgtcaattaggttagtattgtggagtaactacaatgttgttgatccaaccTCAGTTTTTTCCTATCCCAGCTATTAAACTTTGTAACTATTTTAAAATCCccactggcctcatggtgaaatctctgagtggtttccttcctctccggcaactgagttaggaaggacgcctgtatctttgtattgactCGGTGTATTGATACcccatccaaagtataattaataacttcaccatgttcaaagggatattcaatgtctgcttttaacaTTTTTTCACATCTACcaacaggtgcccttctttgcggggcattggaaaacctccctggtctttgtggttgaatctgtgctttaaATTGACTGCTTGACTGAGGTAATTGTACAGGTAATTGTATGTAATTCTACAGAtggctgtatgtgtggggtacagagatgaggtagtcattcaaaaatcatgttaaacactattactacacacagagtgagtccatgcaacttattatgtgacttgttaagcacatttttaatcctgaatttatttaggcttgtcataacaaaagaggttgaatacttattgacataagatatttcagtttacatatttttttataattaGTACAACTTTCGAAAAAACAATTCCACatttacattatggggtattgtgtgtaggccagtgacacaaaatctcaatttaatacattttaaaactcagactgtaacagaacaaaatggggaaaaattAAAGCggcgtgaatactttctgatggtgTATATATaaatgagctgaaaaaaaagatCCCTGAAGtgttcatatgcacaaaaagcttatttctctcaaatgttttgcacaaatttgtttacatccctattagggATTTATAGACAATATAATGTTTGTTTATTTGGCTGTTACAATTGCAACCGCTGCTCTTTCTgtttttacactgaacaaaaatataaacgcaacatataaagtattggtcccatgtttcatgagctgaaataaaagatcccagaaatgttccacccgcacagaaagcttatttctgattttgtgaacaaatttatttacatccctgttagtgagcatttctcctttgccaagataatccatccacctgacaggtgtggcatatcaagaagctgattaaatagcatgatcattacacaggtacaccttgtgctggggacaagaaaaggccactctaaaatgtgcagttttgtcacacaacacaatgccacagatttgaAGGAgtatacaattggcatgctgactgcaagaatgtccaccagagctgttgccagagaatgtaatgtttatttatctaccataagccgcctcgaacgtcgttttagaggatttggcagtatgtccaaccagcctcagaaccgcagaccacgtgtaaccacaccagcccaggacctccacatccggcttcttcatctgcgggatggtctgagaccagccacccggacagctgaggaaactgtgggtttgcacaaccgaagaaacCGCCTCAAGGAAGCTCATCTACATGCTTGTTGTCCTCAAAAGTGTCttcacctgactgcagtttgacatcgtaaccaacttcagtgggcttcaaatgctcaccttcgatggccactagcacgctggagaagtgtgctcttgaCGGATGAATATcgatttcaactgtaccgggtagatggcagacagcgtgtatggtgtcatgtgggtgagtggtttgctgactTCAACGTGCagatctgtatttccagtcatgtgaaatccatagattagggccgaactgatttccttatatgagctgtaactcagtaaaatctttgaatttAAATGTTGCGTTTGTAATTTAGTTCAGTATAACATCGACAGTGGTGTACCACAAGGCTGTCTATTCTCTCCCCTTTTTCATTCATTTTGATGGTTCAACCGTTATCAATTGATATTGGGAATAACGCAGGGTTACGAGGGTTATGGGTTACGGGGGTTATGGGGGTTATGGGTTACGGGGGTTATGGGTTACGGGGGTTATGGGGGTTACGGGTTACGGGTTACGAGGGTTATGGGTTACGGGGTTATGAGGGTTATGGGTTACGGGTTACGAGGGTTATGGGTTACGGGGTTATGGGTTACGGGGGTTATGAGGGTTATGGGTTACGGGTTACGAGGGTTATGGGTTACGGGTTACGAGGGTTATGGGTTACGGGTTACGAGGGTTATGGGTTACGGGGGTTATGAGGGTTATGGGTTACGGGTTACGAGGGTTATGGGGGTTATGGGTTACGAGGGTTATGGGTTACGGGGGTTATGGGTTACGGGGGTTATGAGGGTTATGGGTTACGGGTTACGAGGGTTATGGGGGTTATGGGTTACGAGGGTTCTGGGTTATGGGGGTTATGGGTTACGGGGGTTATGGGTTACAAGGGTTATGGGTTACGAGGGTTATGGGTAACGAGGGTTATGGATTACAAGGGTTATGGGTTACGAGGGTTATGGGTTACGAGGGTTACGAGGGTTATGGGAGAAAAGCTTCTTGTTTATCATATCATGTCTCTAATTGTCATAATTGTCAACAATTCATTCTTCAAGCATTCTTACCAGTTTACGGATTCTGTCCAGGACGGAGTCAATGATCTCCTTGCCGATGGTGTAGTGACCGCGGGCGTAGTTGTTGGCAGCATCCTCCTTGCCTGAGATGAGCTGCTCAGGGTGGAACAGCTGGCGATAGGTACCTGTCCTCACCTCATCTGGAGAAAGAGAAaacagtattttttttatatgGAGAGAAGACCAGATACCAGTGGATGATGTTCTGTACACATTTAGAAATTGAATGCACTGGCACATCTGAGATTTGCTTCAGTAGGTGCGTTGTAAATGTTGAAATGTTTTTTAAAGGATAAAAGTTTCTGTAAAAAGACAGCAACTTACCGATAACGGTGGGTTTCAGGTCGACGAAGATGGCGCGTGGCACGTACTTCCCGGTGCCCGTGGCGCTGAAGAAGGTGGTGAAGGAGTCGTCGAGGTTACCTGTGGGCTTGTCACTGGGCATCTGTCCGTCCGGCTGGATCCCATGCTCCAGGCAGTACAGCTCCCAACAGGTGTTACCCATCTGGACTCCAGCCTGGCCCACGTGAACAGAGATACACTCACGCTgttgagagagatggggagagaaggagaagagacaaTGTGAATGAAGTAGACAGTGATAACACCTGACCACATGGAGGATATTACAGTGGGGTCTAAGAGGTCCAACAATTCAGATGTGTATCGTCTGTGTGACACCATGTGTGTAAATGATTatgatacactgagtgtacaaaacattaagaacacctgccctttgcatgacatagactgaccaggtgaatccaggttaaagctatgatcacttattgatgtcacttgttaaatccacttcaatcagtgtagatgaatgggaagagacaggttaaaaatgatttttaagacttgagacaattgagacatggattgtgtatgtgtgccattcagagggtgaatggacaagacaaaagattttaagtgcctttgaacggggtatggtagtaggtgacaggcacaccggtttgtgtcaagaactacatcgctgctgggtttttcacgctcaactgtttcccgtgtgtatcaagaatggtccaccacccaaaggacatccagcgaaaattgacacaactgtgggaagcattggagtcaacatgggttagcaggaatgcttttgacaccgcATAGGCTGTTCTGGGGGCAATAATGGATGCaactcaatagtaggaaggtgttcctaatgttttgtacactcagtgtaatttACCTGGTGTGTAACCATAACCGAGCACTGTGTCCGTTATAAACATATAAACATATTTCCATGAAGAGTCTGTGTCTCTTCTAATTTCAGCTTTTCCCATTTTATTGTTTCTCTGTTTATGTAGTTTGTGCAAATGCTTTCGGTGCATGTGTCATAACGTAGAACCACCAAGCAGAGTGAGGTTCAACCAGCCCCTCCCTGTTCACTCTCAGAACAGACAGTAGGATACAGGAAGGTTTAACCAGCCCCTCACGGTTCACTCTCAGAACAGACAGTAGGATACAGGAAGGTTCAACCAGCCCCTCCCTGTTCACTCTCAGAACAGACAGTAGGATACAGGAAGGTTCAACCAGTCTTGCCCCTCCCTGTTCACTCTCAGAACAGACAGTAGGATACAGGTAGGTTCAACCAGCCCCTCCCTGTTCACTCTCAGAACAGACAGTAGGATACAGGAAGGTTCAACCAGCCCCTCCCTGTTCACTCTCAGAACAGACAGTAGGATACAGGAAGGTTCAACCAGCCCCTCCCTGTTCACTCTCAGAACAGACAGTAGGATACAGGAAGGTTCAACCAGCCCCTCCCTGTTCACTCTCAGAACAGACAGTAGGAAACAGGTAGGTTCAACCAGCCCCTCCCTGTTCACTCTCAGAACAGACAGTAGGAAACAGGTAGGTTCAACCAGCCCCTCCCTGTTCACTCTCAGAACAGACAGTAGGATACAGGAAGGTTCAACCAGCCCCTCCCTGTTCACTCTCAGAACAGACAGTAGGAAACAGGAAGGTTCAACCAGCCCCTCCCTGTTCACTCTCAGAACAGACAGTAGGATACAGGAAGGTTCAACCAGCCCCTCCCTGTTCACTCTCAGAACAGACAGTAGGATACAGGAAGGTTCAACCAGCCCCTCCCTGTTCACTCTCAGAACAGACAGTAGGAAACAGGAAGgtgacagcaggggttcaaaatGTAGAACCGAGTTCCACATGGgtatgaaaatgtat
This genomic window contains:
- the LOC123729539 gene encoding tubulin alpha chain-like, which codes for MVAWGMCDLIPHCNILHVVRCYHCLLHSHCLFSFSPHLSQQRECISVHVGQAGVQMGNTCWELYCLEHGIQPDGQMPSDKPTGNLDDSFTTFFSATGTGKYVPRAIFVDLKPTVIDEVRTGTYRQLFHPEQLISGKEDAANNYARGHYTIGKEIIDSVLDRIRKLVRMLEE